TGATAATCTGTGCCAGGTTAATGATGCTGTTAAGAGGTGTACGTAACTCATGCGACATCGTTGCCATAAAATCCGATTTATACTGGGAAGCCATCATCAGCTGCTTGGCGCGTTCCTCTAAAATAATCTTTGCCTTTTGCAGCTGATCACGCTGCTCTGACAACAACTCATTCGCCTGCTGAATCTGATAGTTTCGCTGCTGCTCCATCTGAAAATCACGTAATATCAGTGCAAATAAAAAGCTAAGGATAACGCCGATAGGCAGTGTAAGAGGAACGACCTCTGCTACATAATAGCGCCAGGGAATGACGCCCAGGAAGGCAATATTTAACGTATTTACAATATTAACCGCTAAAATGGTTACAGATGCCTTAATAATCAAGCGCCAAGTGGAGCGGCGCATCCAGTAGTTCAAACCGGCGCATAATATGCCCAAAATGCTCATATTCAGAAAGCCGACCCACGCCGCCATATTCAGACCGAAGGTAAATCTTGTAAGACCGATTGCTACCCCAATAATAATCAGCGTGTAGGAACGGGGATACACCAATGCTGCGATAATGAGCGGAACAAAACGCAGATCGAAAATAACCGTTTCATTGAAATTAAAGCCAAAGCAAGAACTGACCCATCCGCCAAATACCACCAGCAACACTGAGCTGACATATTTGAACCGCGTAGACGTACGACTCAAACCATATTTATAAATCACGTTCGCCACATAGGCAACGGCAATCAGCATCCCCAAATTCATTATAAACATCGTTGAAAATTGCATGGATTCACACTCCCATTGCGCGAGAAATTGGATGCCAGGCCTATGCTAGCCGATTTTGCCTTACTCGTACATCATAACATGAAGCCCCATCTTTCGACATATCCAAGAGGCTTGCGTGTGTGTATAAAAAAAGCGAACCGCAACGGCTCGCCCTAGTGGGAGTATCTATAGAGTCAGCTTGGAATGCCTTTGTTCCGGCGCCACTCCTTGACAAATAATTCGGCAAAGTAAGGATCCCACTGGGTTCCTTTACCCTCTTCCAATATCATAACCGCCTTCTCTTCCTTCATACCTTTCCGATAGGGACGATCCGACGTCATCGCATCATAGGCATCTGCTACGGCTATGATGCGCCCAAATAGTGGGATGTCTTCCCCGGAGAGCTGGTCAGGGTATCCCTTGCCATCGTAACGCTCATGGTGCGAGCGCACGCCGGGTAGATAAGGGGCCATAGCATAAGCAGGCTCCACTTGCCGAAGAATACTCTCCCCCATAACCGGGTGCATTTTAATCTGGTCAAACTCCTCGTCCGTCAGCTTGCCATCCTTAAACAGCACAGCGTCAGCCACACCGATTTTACCGATATCATGCAGCAAGGCTGTTTTACGCAGCAAGTCGAGGTCCGTCTCGCCCAAACCGCCCTTTCGCCCAATGAGTAC
This window of the Paenibacillus polymyxa genome carries:
- a CDS encoding sensor histidine kinase, which translates into the protein MQFSTMFIMNLGMLIAVAYVANVIYKYGLSRTSTRFKYVSSVLLVVFGGWVSSCFGFNFNETVIFDLRFVPLIIAALVYPRSYTLIIIGVAIGLTRFTFGLNMAAWVGFLNMSILGILCAGLNYWMRRSTWRLIIKASVTILAVNIVNTLNIAFLGVIPWRYYVAEVVPLTLPIGVILSFLFALILRDFQMEQQRNYQIQQANELLSEQRDQLQKAKIILEERAKQLMMASQYKSDFMATMSHELRTPLNSIINLAQIINEQGKELDEDELYQYSDLIYASGHDLLQLINDILDLSKVEAGHMEIVSEPVSVREIAHGMMMHFDVTAKDKNLEFSLNVHEHVPDEIRSDSKRVQQILRNLLSNAFKFTHEGRVLLEISTQHLDRKGQEGDWVVFAVKDTGIGISKLQQHVIFEAFQQANGSINRKYGGTGLGLSISRDFSRLLGGFIRLESEEGKGSTFSLYLPMCPSDSKEADEQPFKLT